Proteins found in one Deltaproteobacteria bacterium genomic segment:
- the clpS gene encoding ATP-dependent Clp protease adapter ClpS encodes MEEVEGETREDVEEPPLYRVLLHNDDYTTMQFVVEILMAVFNKTVDESTRIMLNIHRKGVGLCGVYPYEIAETKVNTVESLARENGYPLKCTMERE; translated from the coding sequence ATGGAGGAGGTTGAGGGCGAAACTCGTGAGGATGTCGAGGAACCGCCGCTCTATCGTGTCCTGTTGCACAATGACGATTACACAACCATGCAGTTCGTGGTGGAGATCCTGATGGCCGTGTTCAACAAAACGGTAGATGAATCGACGCGCATCATGCTCAACATTCACCGGAAGGGGGTCGGCCTTTGCGGGGTGTATCCCTATGAAATAGCCGAAACCAAGGTGAATACCGTCGAGAGCCTGGCGCGTGAAAACGGATATCCACTCAAGTGTACAATGGAAAGGGAATAA
- a CDS encoding metallophosphatase family protein, translating to MDTIKQDKASWRVGVISDTHGLLRAEVHECFEGVDLILHAGDIGGDDILVELQLIAPVLAVRGNMDYGTWLTGIPASRDVRLGKRRIYMVHDPARIDVNPDDGDVQVVIFGHTHKPHLERRNGLLMLNPGSAGPRRTNRPVSLAILKLDGEQVDAELIEIS from the coding sequence ATGGATACCATAAAACAAGACAAGGCTTCGTGGCGGGTGGGTGTGATATCCGACACCCACGGCTTGCTGCGGGCGGAGGTTCACGAATGTTTTGAAGGCGTCGACCTGATCCTGCACGCCGGTGACATCGGTGGGGACGATATTCTAGTAGAATTGCAGCTGATCGCACCGGTTCTGGCGGTGAGGGGCAACATGGACTACGGCACCTGGCTCACGGGGATTCCCGCGTCGCGGGATGTGCGGCTCGGGAAAAGGCGCATCTATATGGTGCACGACCCTGCCCGGATCGATGTCAACCCGGATGACGGCGACGTCCAGGTGGTCATCTTCGGCCACACCCACAAGCCGCATCTGGAAAGACGCAACGGTCTCCTGATGCTGAATCCGGGCAGCGCGGGCCCCAGGCGAACAAATCGCCCGGTCAGCCTGGCGATTTTGAAGCTTGACGGCGAACAGGTGGATGCCGAACTGATTGAAATCTCCTAA
- the secA gene encoding preprotein translocase subunit SecA — protein sequence MMDMLTKVFGSKNERELKKIQPVVERINALEPEIKSLDDAALKKQTVVFRERLEKGELLDDLLPEAFATVREASLRTLGMRHFDVQMVGGMVLHKGSIAEMKTGEGKTLVATLPAYLNALTRKGVHIITVNDYLARRDTEWMGQIFNFLGLSVGTILHGLDDAERKAAYGSDITYGTNNEFGFDYLRDNMKFDRNSLVQPMLNYAIVDEVDSILVDEARTPLIISGPAEKSTQLYYQVNRIIPSLKKDVDYAIDEKARTATLTEEGVAHAEQILQVENIYDPKYIELLHHINQALKAHALFKRDVDYIVKNGEVIIVDEFTGRLMPGRRYSEGLHQALEAKENVKIENENQTLATITFQNYFRMYEKLAGMTGTADTEAAEFKKIYDLDVTVIPTNKPMVRKDFPDVIYKTRREKFEAVMDEIVELNTKGQPVLVGTISIDISEELSKKLKKRGIQHEVLNAKNHEKEAEIIAMAGQKGAVTISTNMAGRGTDIVLGEGVTGLGGLHILGTERHESRRIDNQLRGRSGRQGDPGSSRFFLSLEDDLLRIFGGERITGIMEKLGMEEGEPIEHNLISRAIENAQAKVEGHNFDIRKQLLEYDDVMNQQREVIYKQRREALDGKSLQEYIEEIIFDRAEEIAGLFADERALPEEWDFKGIDEATFNQFNLRLGEIDEDTLDGLTREGLAQMIGEAAIEAYREKEKMIGAAEFRNLERYIMLQTVDNLWKDHLLSMDHLKEGIGLRGYAQQNPLLIYKKEGFEMFQDMIARIQEETLSILFRIQLAEPDELEDLHKPKEQNLIFSGGEGEKPKKKPVKRSQKKVGRNEPCPCGSGKKYKKCCGR from the coding sequence AAAACGAACGCGAACTGAAAAAGATCCAGCCCGTTGTCGAAAGAATCAACGCGCTGGAACCCGAAATCAAGTCCCTGGACGATGCGGCTCTCAAAAAACAGACCGTAGTTTTTCGGGAAAGACTGGAAAAGGGGGAGCTGCTGGACGACCTGTTGCCTGAGGCGTTTGCCACCGTAAGGGAGGCCTCCTTGCGAACGCTGGGGATGCGCCACTTCGATGTTCAGATGGTGGGGGGGATGGTGCTGCACAAGGGGTCCATCGCCGAGATGAAGACCGGTGAAGGCAAAACCCTGGTAGCCACGCTGCCGGCGTATCTCAACGCCCTTACCCGCAAGGGCGTCCATATTATTACCGTGAACGACTACCTTGCCAGGCGTGACACGGAATGGATGGGACAGATCTTCAATTTTCTGGGGCTTTCCGTGGGGACGATCCTCCACGGACTGGACGACGCCGAGCGCAAGGCCGCCTACGGATCGGATATCACCTACGGCACCAACAACGAGTTCGGGTTCGACTATCTGCGCGACAACATGAAGTTCGACCGCAATTCGCTGGTCCAGCCCATGCTCAATTACGCCATTGTGGACGAGGTGGACTCCATTCTGGTGGACGAGGCCCGCACGCCGCTGATCATTTCCGGCCCGGCGGAAAAGTCCACCCAGCTGTACTACCAGGTCAACCGCATCATCCCCAGCCTCAAGAAGGATGTCGACTATGCCATTGACGAAAAAGCGCGCACCGCGACCCTCACGGAAGAGGGGGTGGCCCATGCCGAGCAGATTCTCCAGGTGGAAAATATTTACGACCCCAAGTACATCGAGCTCCTGCACCACATCAATCAGGCCCTCAAGGCGCACGCCCTTTTCAAACGCGACGTGGATTACATCGTCAAAAACGGCGAAGTGATCATCGTGGACGAATTCACCGGGCGTCTCATGCCCGGGCGCCGCTACAGCGAGGGGCTGCACCAGGCGCTCGAGGCCAAAGAAAACGTAAAAATCGAAAATGAAAACCAGACCCTGGCCACGATCACCTTTCAGAACTATTTTCGGATGTACGAAAAGCTGGCCGGCATGACGGGCACGGCCGACACGGAAGCGGCAGAGTTCAAAAAAATATACGACCTCGACGTGACGGTGATCCCCACCAACAAGCCCATGGTCCGCAAAGACTTCCCGGATGTGATCTACAAGACCCGCCGGGAGAAGTTCGAGGCGGTCATGGACGAAATCGTCGAATTGAATACCAAGGGGCAGCCGGTGCTCGTGGGCACCATCTCGATCGACATTTCGGAAGAGTTGAGCAAGAAGCTGAAAAAGCGGGGCATTCAGCACGAAGTGCTCAACGCCAAAAACCATGAAAAGGAGGCGGAAATCATCGCCATGGCCGGCCAAAAGGGGGCCGTGACCATTTCCACCAACATGGCCGGCCGGGGGACCGACATCGTTTTGGGCGAGGGGGTCACCGGACTGGGCGGCCTGCACATCCTGGGCACGGAACGGCACGAGAGCCGCCGCATCGACAATCAGCTGCGCGGACGTTCCGGCCGGCAGGGCGACCCGGGATCGTCACGCTTCTTTTTGTCCCTGGAGGACGACCTGCTGCGTATTTTCGGCGGCGAACGCATTACCGGCATCATGGAGAAACTGGGCATGGAGGAGGGGGAGCCCATCGAACACAATCTTATCAGCCGGGCCATCGAAAATGCGCAGGCCAAGGTGGAGGGGCACAACTTCGACATCCGCAAGCAGCTGCTGGAGTACGACGATGTGATGAACCAGCAGCGGGAGGTGATCTACAAACAGCGACGCGAAGCCCTCGACGGCAAAAGCCTGCAGGAATACATAGAGGAGATCATTTTCGACCGGGCCGAGGAGATCGCCGGCCTCTTTGCGGACGAGCGCGCCCTGCCCGAAGAGTGGGATTTCAAAGGCATCGACGAAGCCACGTTCAACCAGTTCAACCTGCGGTTGGGTGAAATAGACGAAGACACACTGGACGGTTTGACGCGTGAGGGCCTGGCCCAGATGATCGGCGAGGCGGCCATCGAGGCATACAGGGAAAAGGAAAAAATGATCGGAGCCGCGGAGTTCAGAAATCTGGAGCGTTATATCATGCTGCAGACCGTGGACAATCTCTGGAAGGATCATCTGCTCAGCATGGACCACCTGAAGGAAGGTATCGGGCTGAGGGGGTACGCGCAGCAGAATCCGCTGCTCATCTACAAGAAAGAGGGGTTTGAAATGTTCCAGGATATGATCGCGCGTATCCAGGAGGAAACCCTGTCCATTCTTTTCCGCATACAGCTGGCCGAGCCGGATGAACTCGAGGACCTTCACAAACCGAAAGAGCAGAACCTGATTTTTTCGGGAGGGGAGGGTGAAAAGCCCAAAAAGAAGCCGGTCAAACGGTCGCAAAAAAAAGTGGGCCGCAACGAGCCCTGTCCGTGCGGCAGCGGTAAGAAGTACAAGAAGTGCTGCGGAAGATGA